The DNA segment TTTTAGTCACGCCAAGACATATCTTTCACTTGTAGAACTATTCTTTTGGCCTCAACTACGAAATGATGtcaataattttgttaaaagaTGCTACATTTGTCAAACCTCCAAGGGGCACGCCCAACACACTGGCTTATACATTCCGCTACCTACCTGTTCCTACTAACATATAGGAAGACCTTTCCATGGACTTCATTCTTGGTTTGCCACGAACACAATGAGGTTATGCCTCCATTTTTGTTGTTGTGGataggtttatcattttattCCTCGCAAAAAAACCATTGATGCcttaaaacctttttttttttttttttgcaaaggaACTTAAACATTGCTAACCTTTTCTTTAAGGATATTGTCAGGCTTCATGGAATCCCAAAACACTGGATTATACACTTGCTACCTGATCCTACTAACATATAGGAAGACCTTTCCTACGAACGTATCCGCTTCTTATCCAccaaaagaaatagaaagaaagaagagtTGGACCAAGCATCAAAAGGTTCCCTCTCAACCCCATGAGAAGTTCAAACTATTACTCTCCCACCAAATACCCTACACTAAAGCACACACCCCAACCttcaaaaaaaacaaataaataaataaataactctcCCATCGAGCAATGGATGATGGAGAATCTCCTAAATCATATCATTAAAATGCTCTCTAACCGGCTAACTGAAAAGTGAACACTCCAAAATTGATGTTCAAAACATAACATGTATAAGTACAATTCCAAAATAAGTGATCCAGATCTTCATTTGCTATTTGACAAAGAATACAGCAAAGATACCCAACCAAGGATGGCATCTTCTCGAATTGCTAATGAGGCGAGTGAGGACTACGAGCTAGTAAGAGGACGAGCTAGTAAGAGGAAGGGTGTTATTTAAGATCGATTTTGAAAAAGCTTATGACCACGTGGATTGGAACTTCCTAGATAAGGTTTTTGGATAGGAAAGGTTTTGGTTACAAGTGACGTATATGGATGTGGGGATGCATGAGGAATGTGAGCTATTCATTTCTCATCAATGGGAGCTGTAGGGGTAACATGACGGCGTCAAGAGGTCTGAGGTAGAGAGATCCTCtttccccttttctttttctccttgttGTGGATGTCCTCAGAGAATGGTGAGTAAGTGTGTCGAAGGTAATATCATTGAGTCCTTTAAGGTGGGTAAGGATAGGGTGGCCCTATCCCATCTTCAATTTGCTGATGACACTCTTCTTTTGTTCTGGTAATGTTAATTCATTCTTGATGCTGAATCACGTTCTTGCCTTCTTTGAGGAGATGTCAGGTTTGAAGATTAACAGGGGAAAGTGTTTTGTCTTAGGTATCAATAGTCTAGAGGATAAGATCAGAAGGTGGCTGAGTGGATTGGTTGTGAGGTTGGGGGCCTTTCGTCTTCTTACCTGGGCCTTCCTCTCGAGAATAATCCAAAGTGAGTTTCCTTGTAGGATCTTGTGATGGATAAAGTTCGTAGTAGGTTGGCATCTTGGAAAAAGGATTTCATTTCTAAAGCGGGTCATTTTACTCTGATTAAGTCCGTCTTGAGTGGCATTCTAGtttatttcttctctctttAGAGCTCAGGTGAGGTGCGTAAGAGTTTGGAGAGACTAATGCATCATTTCTTTTGGGAAGGGATTGatgaaggaaaaggaaaaggaaaaggctCGCACCTTATAAGATGGGAGGTTATCGAAAAACCGATTTCTTTAGGGGGTTTAGAAATTGGGAACCTTAGGATTCGTAACAAAACCCTTTTAGCCAAATGGTTGTGGCACTTTTTGTCTGAGCCCAATTCTCTTTGGCGCAAGATTATTGTTAGTAAACATGGTCCCCATCCTTTTGAGTGGTTGGCTAAAGGGATTAAAGGCACCTACCGAAATCTTTGGAAAGATATTTCAAAAGAGCTTCCTACTTTTGTTCTTTGGGTCCAATGTGCGATGGGGGATGGGAGAGAGACATATTTTTTGGGAAGATCAATGGATAGGGGAAAGACCTCTCTATGAATTATTCCCCCAGGTGTATCATTTGTCttcttttaaaaatcatttcGTGGTTGATTTTCTTGTGTGGATAGGGAGCTCTTGCTCATTTTCCTTCGAGTATCGTGCTCTTTCCAATAAGGAAACGACAGATGTAGTTGCTCTCCTTTCTCTTCTTGAGAGTCACTGCTTTTGTCTTGGGAGGAGAGATGTGAGAGTTTGGAGTTCAAATCCTTTGGAAGGGTTGTCCTGTAAGTCTTTCTTCCAGTGTTTGGTTGATCCTTCTATTTTGGGTGGGTCTAGCTTTTCGTCACTGTGGAGGATTAAGGTTCCTAGAAAGTGAGATTCTTTACTTGGCAAGTTCTTCACGACTGTATTAGTACATTGGATAGGCTTGTTAGGAAGATGTCGTTGCTAGTTAGGcctttttgctatattttttgTCGAAAGGTGGAGAAAGACTTGGATCATATTCTTTGGCGACGTGAGTTTGCGAGCTTTGTCTGGGACTCTTTTTTCCAGATGTTTGGCATGATGTGTGCTCGTCACAGAGATGTTAGAGACATGTTCGAGGAGTTCCTCCTCAATCCGCCGTTTGGGGAGAAAGACCGTTTTCTCTGGCTTGCAAGCGTTTGTGCTATTATTTGGGTACTGTGAGGTGAAAGGATGGCAGGGTGTTTAGGGTGGTTAAGAGGGATGCTAGAGAAATTTAGTCTCTTGttccttttcatgtttctcatTCGGCTTTGATTTCGaagatttttataattattctatAGACGTGATTTTGTTAATTGGAGTCCCTTCTTGTAGAGAGATTCCCTTTTTGTGGGCTTGATTTTTGTATGCCagtgtattctttcatttttttctcaaggAAAGTTGTTGTTCTTTtcccaaaaaataataatataatattttttttttaggaaaaaagggaaaaaaaacattaatccaCCAGAAAGAAGATACCAACAGGAAAGTGTTTACTATTCCATTGAGCTTCAAGAACGTAGGCTAAGAAAATACCATAAACTTTTCCCTCACAGTAGACTTCATGGATTATCTATGAGAAGGAGAAAAAATCAAGCTGTGGAAAAGTTGAGGAACAAAGCCATTCAGCTAATTCAATTTCTAACTACTCCAAGAAAATTTGCCCACTGGAATTTGCCAACCTGATGATTCAAGATCCAGATGGACAATTAAGTCAACACCTGATAAGTTCTTCTACAGAGATGGGTGGAGTCGAAATTATAGTGAGTTGAATACATGAAAATAGAGGAAATCTGCATCAATAATGAAGAAGCTATCAAATTCATGTTTGGAAAATTTCCTATTGGAGTGTATTGTTTTGAGGTTAATTTTGCTTTGCTAATATTATGGTCCAATGCAGTCCAGGCTCTAACATATGAGATTTGGAACGAACAATTTTTCCATGACAAACCACTTGATTGGACAGATCGGTTGGGATCAGCACATTTTCTTGCCTCATCATGCTGTTATCAATCTAAAGCTTTTGCCAAGATTCACGGCATGTGTTTGAACTAGAATGTTTTCATTAATTCGGCTTAATTTCTGTCTTTTTGTCTTTGTATTACTCGATATGTATCCTTGTTATTTTTGTTGTTCTTGGTatcttgtattttgtattttggagcACTGGACTCTTTTTATTACATGAATGAAAAGTACTGTTTCCATTTCAGAAAAAATAATAGATTGATTAGTCCAATTAGTAATTTTGAAAAGCATCCCAAGGTAAGGAGAGTTAATCACTCAAGTGAATTGGTCTCACACAGCAAAGTCAGGTTTCCAGCGGATGAATAAATCTTTGCCACTGAAATTTAATGCTTCTTggatattttattggtattctTACAAGCTCAAAACTACGTTTTCAATTGGAGTATTTAAAATCATAGGAAGAAGGACGAATCAATTTTGCAGTTCACCCGCCTATTCccaacttcatcattttttaacacgagtaaaagttattttttggtGAGAGGAAACTGCAAGCTAAACCCTAGAATAGTTAGTTACCAGTTAGGCTGTTAGTCCTGATTGATTAGTATATTAGCTATGGTTGGttattaggtttttttttcctttttttccttttcttttttataaaaaagaactactttcattgaaaaaaaaaatgaaagaatacaaagCAACAAAAGAAACCCACAAAAAGGAGGAAAACCCACCATAAAAAGGGACTCCGACTATGCAAAATAACTcctatagaatagttacaaaaagCCTTCAAATTCAAAGCCCATAGAGAGACATGATAACGCATTAGGGACCAAATCTCACAAGGGTCCTATTCCACACCTCTAAAAACTCTATTGTTCCACTCACCTCACACCACCCACAAAATAGCACACCCCTATATTTGGGTGTTTTTTCAGTTTAGTTAACGTttcagggaaaaaaaaaaaaaaaaaaaaaaagcagccTATAATAACAGAAATATGAGAGGTTGAAAGTGTTACGAACAAACTAATATAAGCACCCAATATAACCAAATGATAGATGCAAAAAATTCTTACACTAAATTTTCAGGCACATCCTTAATCGAAAATAATGGAGGAACTAAAATCATAGTATCCTCCTTGTCCACATCAACGGCATTACCCTTCCCTGCATAAACCACATGTAGAGTTTACTTTactcatttaataaatttaagacACAACTCTAGCAATCATATGTAACTCTTATATGTATAATAATATAGACATTAAACACAAAAATAACACCTAAACATGGttcgtgcatttctgcccaatTCCCCTTCTTCCTCCGGGTAGCATCCGCATGAACAGCAATGACGTGTTGGTAGTCAATCATGCCTTAAAATATGTTGAAATAAAGTTTAGAAAAGAGAACTCATAGGCATTCAAATATGAATAACATAAATCAGAAAACTTAGTCCAAGAGAATAAATATCCATCAAACCCTCAAAATGATATGCTTCAGGCACACGAGCAACCATCTCAAAATCAAGGTTGGCTTCATCTTCTCTAGGTActtctttttcaactttcatGATTCCCTCGATAGTATCACTTTTTGAATGGCCTTTCATCATATCAATTCTTGAGTTAGTAATTCCATATGCTTCAAATATTGAAAACGAATTTATAAATACGcacatattttcaaaagaaaacaaCTGCATGGGCGAAGCTCCCCATATGTCGGATGTGAATATGGATCTTCCGGTCTAAAGCGAAGCTCTAACTTACTTGATTGGATATCACGAACCTAGAACACCACAGTTAAAGGAGAAAGCTGAATTATCAAAACATGAAGAAATAACGAAATACATTGTAACAATAAATTAaggaaataatgaaaatataaaaattaatatataagaGATTTGGTTTGTGAACCATTTAAGTTCACGAGATgatgtataaaataatatataaaattcatGTTTTAAGAAATAATACAGGCAAGCCCATTTACCAAAGGCAAAATTGATCGTCTCCAAAAGGaatatagttttttatttttaacaagaTATAACGATTtccattaagaaaatgaaaagagattAATGTTTAAGGATACAAAACTCCTAAAGTGGCAAAAGTTAACAATACAAAACAAAATACAACACTAACTGAgaacataaaaaaaagaaataggaaGGACAAAAGAATAGAAGCAACCCAGACCAAGTAAATAGGGAAAATAAAAGAGTTCTAGATTCTGTTAGAATGAATTTCTTAtcatttaattagataaaaagtacatatataTAGGAGAATGAGAAACCCTAATCTAGGAtatataaaattacaataaaggaTAATTGtacatattaatttaaatatatcttataacactccccctcaagctgGAGCAAATATGTCAATCATGTCCAGCTTGTTGCATAAATAGCTTATTCTTGCTCCATTTACAGCTTTGGTAAATATATCTCCCAATTGTTCTCTAGTCTTCACATATCCTGTAGATATTAACCCTTCTTGTATTTTCTCGCGAACAAAGTGACAATCCACTTCAAAATGTTTAGTTCATTCATAAAATACTGGACTGGATGCAGTGTGAAGTGCAGCTTGATTATCACGCCATAATCTAGCTGGCATGGTAACGCGGAAACTCATCTTAGATAAAAGTTGATGTATCCACACTATTTCACACACGAATTGTGTCATAGCTCTATTCTGACTCGGCACTCGAACGAGAAACTACATTTTGTTTCTTACTTTTCCATAACACTAGGTTTCCTCCTACAAAAACACAATATCCAGAGGTTGATTACCTATTCTCTCGAGATCCAGCCCAATCAGCATCTGAAAAACATTCAACCCTTGTATGACCATGATCTTTATATAAGATTCCATGTCCATGTGCAGCTTTTAGATAATATAGAATTTGTTCTACTGCAGCCCAATGATCCACTGTAGGAGAAGACAAACTGACTCACAATATTCATGGAGTAAGCAATATATGGTCGTGTCACTGTTAAATAGTTCAACTTTCCAACTAATCTTCTATATCTCTCAGGATCTTTAAATAATTCTCCTTCTCAAGAAAGTTGCAAATTTGGTATCATCGGATACTACATGGTTTGACTCCTAA comes from the Benincasa hispida cultivar B227 chromosome 5, ASM972705v1, whole genome shotgun sequence genome and includes:
- the LOC120078168 gene encoding general transcription factor 3C polypeptide 5-like — protein: MGKLKDNSISGHLPTAQNFAVHYPGYPLSKRRAIESLGGTQSILKVRDIQSSKLELRFRPEDPYSHPTYGELRPCSCFLLKICHSKSDTIEGIMKVEKEVPREDEANLDFEMVARVPEAYHFEGMIDYQHVIAVHADATRRKKGNWAEMHEPCLGKGNAVDVDKEDTMILVPPLFSIKDVPENLVLKTPGVYVPRKKSETIHNPYKEIHEVDIEPVLAIDFNIKDILGCLYCDILLLFFLFCENLICFGCRSIFLLSLTTFHACLLVKFTV